In Paenibacillus algicola, a genomic segment contains:
- a CDS encoding glycosyltransferase family 2 protein, translated as MARKVQVLLSAYNGERYIQQQIESVMEQSWREVSLLIRDDGSSDGTLKVIQRLAEQYQGRITWVQGGNLGVIGSFFELLKMSDETADYYCFCDQDDVWLPHKVESAVERLESSVNCRTPAMMFTSVQLVDEQLREKGIWPKPPRREPSFYNALYENIAIGATITFNKEAWHLCQQYSYPNPSRLLMHDWWFYIMISAFGHVIYDHKPSMLYRQHGGNLVGGSNTISGRLKNKWRSFKKHFGRDLLLQQAKEFHIIYGAQLSDDMKQELQQWIAPRSSLAERIRYSHHSKLYRQSGLENIWFKLMVLIGKL; from the coding sequence GTGGCCCGAAAAGTACAGGTTCTCTTGTCCGCTTATAACGGAGAACGATACATACAGCAGCAAATAGAAAGTGTCATGGAGCAAAGCTGGCGCGAGGTGTCATTGCTCATCCGCGATGACGGTTCCAGCGATGGCACCCTCAAGGTGATTCAGCGGCTGGCCGAGCAATATCAAGGACGGATTACCTGGGTGCAAGGGGGAAATCTCGGGGTGATCGGCAGCTTTTTCGAGCTGCTGAAGATGTCGGATGAAACAGCAGATTACTATTGCTTCTGTGACCAAGATGACGTGTGGCTGCCCCACAAAGTGGAATCTGCGGTGGAGAGGCTGGAGTCGAGCGTCAATTGCAGGACCCCGGCCATGATGTTTACGTCGGTACAGCTTGTCGATGAACAGCTTCGGGAGAAGGGGATTTGGCCGAAACCTCCTCGACGTGAGCCTTCGTTTTACAATGCTCTTTATGAGAATATCGCGATTGGGGCGACGATTACCTTCAATAAAGAAGCCTGGCATCTCTGCCAGCAATATTCATATCCGAATCCTTCCAGACTGCTTATGCATGACTGGTGGTTCTACATCATGATTTCCGCGTTTGGCCATGTTATTTATGATCATAAGCCCTCTATGCTATATCGACAGCATGGCGGAAATCTGGTAGGAGGCAGCAATACGATCAGCGGCAGATTAAAAAACAAGTGGAGAAGCTTCAAAAAGCATTTTGGCCGGGATCTATTGCTCCAGCAGGCAAAGGAATTTCATATCATCTATGGAGCACAGCTTTCTGATGACATGAAGCAGGAACTGCAGCAGTGGATCGCACCCCGGTCTAGCCTTGCGGAACGTATCCGCTATAGTCATCATAGCAAGCTATATCGGCAATCCGGACTGGAGAATATATGGTTCAAATTGATGGTACTGATAGGGAAGCTATAA
- the rfbD gene encoding dTDP-4-dehydrorhamnose reductase, whose translation MRVLVTGAGGQLGRDVVAAYEEAGHDVLACGRKELDITNLDQCQRVMTAFQPDCIVHCAAYTAVDAAESDIYGAYLVNAVGTRNLAVSSEQAGAKLIYISTDYVFDGKGNVPYYEYDAVSPESVYGQTKHAGERLTQSLCSRWFIVRTSWVFGLHGANFVKTMLKLTRDKPVLQVVDDQKGSPTYTVDLAAFLLELSQTEKYGIYHATNSGACTWYEFTQAILEDAAEQLHWPVTARLEPCTTAQFPRPAPRPAHSVLEHMSIRTNGFKDLPPWREGLRRFLLAMQHDPELYLN comes from the coding sequence ATGAGGGTGCTGGTCACCGGCGCCGGGGGACAGCTGGGCCGAGATGTGGTAGCCGCTTATGAAGAAGCAGGCCATGACGTGTTGGCATGTGGACGCAAGGAGCTGGATATTACCAATCTGGATCAGTGCCAGCGGGTCATGACTGCGTTTCAGCCGGATTGCATAGTTCATTGCGCGGCATATACCGCAGTCGATGCTGCGGAGAGTGACATCTACGGGGCTTATCTTGTGAATGCGGTTGGAACCCGGAATCTGGCGGTGTCATCAGAGCAGGCGGGAGCAAAGCTGATATACATTAGTACGGATTATGTGTTTGATGGCAAAGGTAACGTCCCCTATTATGAATATGATGCGGTAAGCCCGGAAAGTGTGTACGGCCAAACCAAACACGCCGGGGAACGGCTTACCCAGTCGCTATGCTCCAGATGGTTTATTGTGCGAACATCCTGGGTGTTTGGCCTTCACGGAGCGAACTTTGTCAAAACGATGCTGAAGCTTACCCGTGACAAGCCGGTACTGCAAGTCGTAGACGACCAGAAGGGCTCTCCTACGTATACGGTAGATCTAGCCGCCTTTTTGTTGGAGTTATCTCAGACAGAGAAATACGGGATCTATCACGCTACGAACAGCGGGGCCTGCACGTGGTATGAGTTTACGCAGGCGATTCTGGAAGACGCGGCGGAGCAGCTTCACTGGCCTGTGACAGCCCGCCTTGAGCCGTGCACCACGGCTCAATTTCCAAGACCGGCTCCGCGTCCGGCTCATTCAGTGCTGGAGCATATGTCGATAAGGACCAACGGCTTTAAGGACCTGCCCCCTTGGCGGGAGGGACTCAGACGGTTCCTGCTAGCCATGCAGCATGACCCTGAACTATACTTGAATTAA
- the rfbB gene encoding dTDP-glucose 4,6-dehydratase, producing the protein MKLMVTGGAGFIGSNFVMYMLKEHPGYEIVNMDALTYAGNLENLKSIENNPNYTFVQGDIADMEEVDRVFQQGIDVVVNFAAESHVDRSILEPEIFVNTNVLGTQVLLDAAKQYGVTKFVQVSTDEVYGSLGETGLFTETTPLAPNSPYSASKAGGDLLVRAYHETFGLPINITRCSNNYGPFQFPEKLIPLIISRALKDEALPIYGDGLNIRDWLYVEDHCSAIDLVIHDGVNGEVYNIGGNNERTNLHIVKTILQELGKPESLITYVTDRPGHDRRYGIDPAKITRELGWKPKHHFETGIQETIQWYLNHQEWWTRIQSGAYREYVNKQYGDRFGDAP; encoded by the coding sequence ATGAAACTTATGGTTACCGGCGGGGCCGGGTTTATTGGCAGTAACTTTGTGATGTATATGCTGAAAGAGCATCCGGGCTATGAGATTGTCAACATGGATGCTTTAACGTATGCCGGAAATCTAGAGAACCTGAAATCTATTGAAAATAACCCGAACTATACCTTCGTCCAGGGAGATATTGCAGACATGGAAGAGGTAGACCGCGTCTTTCAGCAAGGTATCGATGTGGTCGTCAATTTTGCAGCAGAATCTCACGTAGACCGGAGTATTCTGGAGCCGGAGATTTTTGTGAATACCAACGTTCTGGGTACTCAGGTGCTGCTGGATGCAGCGAAGCAGTATGGAGTGACGAAGTTCGTCCAGGTTTCCACGGATGAGGTGTACGGCTCCTTAGGCGAAACAGGCTTGTTCACGGAGACCACCCCCCTTGCTCCCAACAGCCCGTATTCCGCAAGCAAGGCGGGCGGCGACCTGCTGGTTCGTGCATATCACGAAACGTTCGGCTTACCTATAAATATTACCCGCTGCTCCAATAACTACGGACCGTTTCAATTCCCGGAGAAGCTGATACCGTTAATCATTTCCCGGGCGTTAAAGGATGAAGCTCTTCCGATCTACGGTGATGGCCTGAATATTCGGGACTGGCTGTATGTGGAAGACCACTGCAGTGCGATTGACCTCGTTATCCATGATGGCGTGAACGGTGAAGTATATAACATCGGCGGCAATAACGAGCGGACCAATCTGCATATTGTAAAAACCATTTTGCAGGAGCTGGGGAAGCCCGAGTCTCTCATTACGTACGTTACAGATCGTCCGGGTCATGACCGCCGCTATGGCATCGATCCCGCCAAAATCACCCGGGAGCTGGGCTGGAAGCCCAAGCACCATTTCGAGACAGGCATTCAGGAAACCATTCAATGGTATCTGAATCACCAGGAATGGTGGACCCGCATCCAGTCGGGTGCTTATCGGGAATATGTTAACAAGCAATACGGCGATCGCTTCGGAGACGCTCCATGA
- the rfbC gene encoding dTDP-4-dehydrorhamnose 3,5-epimerase, translating to MKMTPLTLKGVTLLEPVVHGDNRGFFMESYNESLFHKHGITHHFIQDNHSLSAEPGVLRGLHYQLEPKAQTKLIRVLTGAIYDVVVDIRKSSPTFGQWVGVTLSEANKRQLLVPKGFAHGFCTIVPNTQVLYKVDEYYSPEHDRGIVWNDPALGIDWPTSQPILSEKDQKHPLLKDAEMNFE from the coding sequence ATGAAAATGACTCCTCTAACCTTAAAAGGCGTTACTCTGCTTGAACCGGTTGTCCACGGCGACAACCGGGGCTTTTTCATGGAAAGCTACAACGAGTCATTGTTCCACAAGCACGGTATCACGCATCACTTTATTCAAGATAACCATTCACTGTCTGCGGAGCCGGGAGTGCTGCGGGGGCTGCATTATCAGCTGGAGCCGAAAGCACAGACGAAGCTCATCCGTGTCTTAACCGGAGCGATCTATGATGTAGTCGTAGATATCCGCAAAAGCTCTCCTACGTTTGGTCAATGGGTCGGGGTCACTTTATCCGAAGCCAACAAGCGCCAGCTTCTGGTGCCCAAGGGCTTTGCTCACGGCTTCTGCACAATCGTGCCGAATACACAGGTGCTCTATAAGGTAGATGAATATTATTCTCCCGAGCATGACCGCGGCATAGTATGGAATGATCCGGCTTTAGGCATTGACTGGCCTACTTCGCAGCCCATTCTTTCGGAGAAGGATCAGAAGCACCCGCTGCTGAAGGATGCGGAAATGAATTTTGAGTAG
- a CDS encoding sugar phosphate nucleotidyltransferase: protein MKAIILAGGTGSRLFPLTKVTNKHLLPVGMYPMVFHPVAKLKQAGLTDILVVTGKDHMGDVVNLLGSGKDFGVTFTYKVQDEAGGIAQALSLAKEFVGQDQVVVILGDNVFSNDISTYVDNFRKQRQGAKILIQEVADPTRFGVPELDDNQILSIEEKPLQPKSSYAVTGIYMFDHHVFDIIHTLKPSARGELEITDVNNAYIKRGELTFDILPGWWSDAGTHASLARANELAKDIVFGEEFGKLKL from the coding sequence ATGAAAGCCATCATCCTAGCCGGCGGCACAGGCTCACGACTGTTTCCACTAACTAAAGTAACCAACAAACATCTGCTTCCAGTTGGTATGTACCCGATGGTCTTTCACCCGGTTGCTAAACTCAAGCAAGCTGGATTAACCGATATCCTCGTGGTTACGGGCAAAGACCACATGGGCGATGTCGTGAACCTGCTTGGCAGCGGTAAGGATTTTGGTGTTACATTCACCTACAAGGTTCAGGATGAGGCGGGCGGGATCGCTCAGGCACTCAGTTTAGCTAAAGAATTTGTTGGACAAGACCAGGTTGTTGTAATACTCGGGGATAATGTTTTCTCAAACGATATTTCTACCTATGTAGATAACTTTCGGAAACAGCGGCAGGGAGCAAAAATTCTCATTCAAGAGGTCGCAGATCCTACTCGGTTTGGTGTCCCGGAATTGGACGACAATCAGATTCTCTCGATTGAGGAGAAGCCGCTGCAGCCTAAATCCAGCTACGCTGTAACAGGGATTTACATGTTTGATCATCATGTGTTTGATATTATACATACTCTAAAACCATCTGCGAGAGGCGAACTGGAGATCACCGATGTAAACAATGCATATATTAAACGAGGAGAGCTTACGTTTGACATTCTGCCTGGCTGGTGGTCGGATGCAGGAACTCATGCTTCATTGGCTCGGGCCAACGAGTTGGCCAAAGATATTGTATTCGGTGAAGAGTTTGGGAAGCTTAAACTTTAA
- a CDS encoding glycosyltransferase, producing the protein MKKTGIFLGFYPGDQLTIHGIGRLLAFIIKGSESSNIAVFYPKWLEKEIEDLMKEHAIDCHSLEMISTKHIPMGVKLRDFVKKRRSPKKRSLTLLKLENNFKKLFKIILTNYLSTPFGAQLILKTLFLFMVCMVATPLILLPTIVYFIIRVFKLTTKKTISLGKSFAFKSPIRILKKAIVGAQGRIYQNVLDNELIRLTTLINGRKDITSCYIPSMAWPQIQYIKCRKILAAPDIVFYDFPTQFSGVGDIHRRLRESISSSDKIITYSEYVKEQHLIKKSGVDPDKIIVIKHANVDMSEHLKVPKSTEKFITIREHAKQIISNHVNVNHGPSHIFYNADLEDFDCLIYSSQNRPHKNIFNLIQAVKIANREYQRNFKLIITADIYQDAFIADYIRSNNMENEIIVMHDIPSNLLAAFNCLASLAVNPTLFEGGFPFTFSEAYSVGTPSIMSDIPVVRSEIEDNLLKKMMLFNPFSPQAIAQKIIWGLENKDQLYYSQKQLYNKFNNRDWNKVSKQYSDVFKETVR; encoded by the coding sequence ATGAAGAAAACAGGTATTTTTTTAGGCTTCTATCCTGGGGATCAACTTACTATTCATGGGATAGGGAGACTACTGGCTTTTATAATTAAGGGAAGCGAAAGTAGCAACATTGCGGTGTTTTATCCCAAATGGTTGGAGAAGGAAATTGAGGATTTGATGAAAGAGCACGCTATAGATTGCCACTCGTTAGAAATGATCTCAACTAAGCATATACCAATGGGGGTTAAATTGAGGGACTTCGTAAAAAAAAGGAGATCCCCAAAAAAACGATCATTAACTTTGTTGAAGTTAGAAAATAATTTCAAGAAGTTATTCAAAATAATATTGACTAATTATTTGAGTACTCCGTTCGGTGCGCAATTAATTTTAAAAACTTTGTTTTTATTTATGGTATGCATGGTGGCTACTCCGCTTATTTTATTGCCGACAATAGTATACTTTATTATACGAGTATTTAAACTTACCACAAAAAAAACAATTAGTTTAGGAAAGAGTTTCGCTTTTAAATCCCCCATAAGGATACTGAAAAAAGCTATAGTTGGAGCTCAAGGCAGAATATATCAAAATGTGCTAGACAATGAATTAATTAGATTAACAACATTAATTAATGGTAGGAAGGATATAACTTCTTGTTATATTCCATCCATGGCTTGGCCTCAGATTCAATATATTAAGTGTAGAAAAATTTTAGCTGCTCCTGATATTGTATTTTATGACTTTCCTACCCAATTTTCAGGTGTAGGAGATATTCATAGACGGTTAAGAGAAAGTATTTCTTCTTCGGACAAAATAATAACTTATAGCGAGTATGTAAAAGAGCAGCATTTAATAAAAAAATCCGGAGTGGATCCTGATAAAATCATTGTCATAAAGCATGCTAATGTAGATATGTCAGAGCATTTAAAAGTGCCGAAATCAACTGAGAAATTCATCACAATCAGAGAACATGCAAAACAAATTATCAGTAATCACGTAAATGTTAATCATGGTCCGAGTCATATTTTTTATAATGCGGATTTGGAAGACTTTGATTGTCTGATTTATTCTTCTCAGAATCGCCCACACAAAAATATATTTAATCTTATACAAGCTGTTAAAATAGCTAATAGAGAATATCAGAGGAATTTTAAATTAATTATAACTGCTGATATCTACCAAGATGCTTTTATAGCGGATTATATACGATCTAATAATATGGAAAATGAAATTATAGTCATGCACGATATTCCATCAAATTTATTAGCTGCGTTTAACTGCTTGGCTAGTCTTGCGGTTAATCCAACTTTGTTTGAAGGAGGATTTCCATTTACTTTTTCAGAAGCGTATTCCGTAGGTACTCCATCAATAATGAGTGATATTCCTGTAGTTAGAAGCGAAATAGAGGATAACTTGTTAAAAAAAATGATGCTGTTCAACCCTTTTAGTCCCCAAGCCATTGCACAAAAAATAATATGGGGATTGGAAAATAAAGATCAACTATATTACTCACAGAAACAACTATATAACAAATTTAATAATCGCGATTGGAATAAGGTATCTAAACAATACAGTGATGTTTTCAAGGAAACTGTCAGGTGA
- a CDS encoding glycosyltransferase family protein, with amino-acid sequence MKKRVLWILNHETLSKFELPLLQELGVEIYTPKKVPIEILKASGSITYDYDHTLSIPKDAIKQLNEFNFYDHFEMPLNIKSILNQYFDLAFVMFDFYAINKVVNNFNGVILTRAFGLGKDNSYVDITKQVLGDNFLYRLEEIKDRYWFSQCYDNISDNESGIYKERSLFLPLGLPSEFYSIKNEWVGNREKLLFFCSRIKGYEESEKIYKEFKENFKTFDYIIAGNQPVPVNDSRVTGFLEREELNNLFKECKVMFYHSTYPRHVHYHPLEAMIAGMPVVYLEGGLLSTLGNERQAGRCTDVAEAKRKINRIMSGDEVLISKICEDQKSILYKFSHVFNKNKWIENFFPILESVNKLKDISTSKKIAIFVPTGVGQHIDDYIQFILTLNSHLEEVDPSSKLIINTPRELYDISEMLPVNEYNLDVRQYNFRTMLRSDVSETLELMFKKEPLWSDQYIIPVDHIQNNIDAEFWIFMEDKIEGVIGQVKRYGLYVQDIGDRFYSALSHDRIMNYKRASFLITNTEKTKHDLTKYLGISRDKVFVIPLKYPSHFNMNKFESSNYILIESDMKYPLSIDHILDSIIDFYKFQENGPKIYIHLNGPLTKENQELVNNLNAFIQKLPLLKNKVKVFANLKYSEYNTLIMNCKKIIIPYYVQNIIFKVRKAVYFAKPIVINELFNCDDPIYKYPTFKKFDYNHNKISNELFEIISLDSSRNELEAINSSYSQDVLKMWKELL; translated from the coding sequence GTGAAAAAAAGAGTGCTCTGGATATTGAACCATGAAACATTAAGTAAATTTGAACTTCCATTACTTCAAGAATTAGGAGTGGAAATTTACACTCCAAAAAAGGTGCCAATAGAAATATTGAAAGCAAGTGGTTCAATAACTTATGATTACGATCATACACTTAGTATTCCAAAAGATGCTATCAAACAACTAAATGAATTCAACTTCTATGATCATTTTGAAATGCCTCTGAATATTAAGAGTATTCTCAATCAATATTTTGACTTAGCATTTGTAATGTTTGATTTTTATGCAATAAATAAAGTCGTGAATAACTTTAATGGTGTTATTCTAACCAGAGCCTTCGGCTTAGGGAAAGATAACAGTTATGTAGATATCACCAAGCAAGTTCTAGGTGATAATTTTTTATATAGATTAGAAGAAATTAAGGATCGATATTGGTTTTCTCAATGCTACGATAATATATCGGATAATGAGTCAGGGATTTACAAAGAGCGATCACTATTTTTACCCTTAGGATTACCTAGTGAGTTCTACAGTATCAAAAATGAGTGGGTCGGTAACAGAGAAAAGTTGCTCTTCTTTTGCAGTAGAATAAAAGGATATGAAGAATCAGAGAAGATATACAAAGAATTCAAAGAAAATTTTAAAACATTCGACTATATTATAGCAGGTAATCAACCTGTGCCAGTGAACGATAGCAGGGTGACGGGATTCCTAGAAAGAGAAGAACTTAATAATCTCTTTAAAGAATGTAAAGTTATGTTCTATCACTCTACGTATCCTAGACACGTGCATTATCATCCGCTAGAAGCTATGATTGCTGGTATGCCTGTAGTTTATCTTGAGGGAGGATTACTAAGTACACTAGGCAATGAAAGACAAGCAGGTAGATGTACTGATGTGGCAGAAGCCAAAAGAAAAATAAACAGAATTATGAGTGGAGATGAAGTATTAATAAGTAAAATCTGTGAGGATCAAAAAAGTATATTATATAAATTTTCTCACGTGTTTAATAAGAATAAATGGATTGAAAACTTTTTTCCAATACTTGAGTCCGTAAACAAATTAAAGGATATTTCAACGTCTAAAAAAATAGCAATCTTTGTTCCTACTGGTGTTGGTCAGCATATTGACGACTATATACAATTTATATTGACTCTGAATAGCCATTTGGAAGAAGTCGATCCATCAAGTAAACTAATTATAAATACACCTAGAGAATTGTATGACATATCTGAAATGCTTCCTGTTAATGAATATAATTTAGACGTTAGACAATATAATTTTAGAACAATGTTAAGAAGCGATGTATCAGAAACTTTAGAGTTAATGTTCAAAAAGGAACCACTTTGGTCAGACCAATATATAATACCTGTTGATCATATTCAGAATAATATCGATGCGGAGTTTTGGATATTTATGGAAGATAAAATAGAAGGAGTTATAGGCCAAGTTAAAAGATATGGGCTATATGTTCAAGATATTGGGGATAGATTTTATAGTGCGTTGTCTCACGATAGAATTATGAATTATAAACGTGCTTCATTTTTAATTACAAATACGGAGAAAACAAAACATGATCTAACTAAATATCTTGGTATTTCACGCGATAAAGTGTTTGTGATTCCCTTAAAATACCCAAGTCATTTCAATATGAATAAATTTGAGAGTTCAAATTATATTCTTATTGAGTCAGACATGAAATACCCATTAAGCATAGATCACATCCTGGATAGTATTATAGACTTTTATAAGTTTCAAGAAAACGGACCGAAGATATATATACATTTAAATGGACCTCTCACAAAAGAAAACCAAGAACTCGTAAATAATTTAAATGCGTTTATTCAAAAGTTGCCATTATTAAAAAACAAAGTTAAAGTATTCGCTAATCTAAAATATTCAGAATATAACACTCTGATAATGAATTGCAAGAAAATTATAATACCATATTATGTCCAAAATATAATTTTCAAGGTTAGAAAGGCTGTATACTTTGCTAAGCCCATTGTAATTAATGAACTCTTTAACTGTGATGATCCGATTTATAAGTATCCAACATTTAAAAAATTTGATTATAATCACAATAAAATCTCTAATGAATTATTTGAGATTATATCTCTCGACAGTAGTCGAAATGAGCTAGAAGCTATTAATTCTTCTTATTCACAAGATGTTTTAAAGATGTGGAAGGAGCTATTATGA
- a CDS encoding ABC transporter ATP-binding protein has translation MENVNLYYPSHIYNATTLKQEVFSFLKLQKKKEKLEDVHALKNFNLNIKEGEKVGIIGHNGAGKSTLLKTIAGIYPIKDGIRDIRGEIRSLFDLSLGFDLESSGRENIMYRGLLLGETPKTIKEKEQEIIDFAELGDFIDYPIRSYSSGMLVRLAFSISTSVAGEILLLDEVIAAGDAAFHKKAKKRMGDLMDTAKILVFVSHDLTTIQEICTRIILMEHGRIIADGDPDEIVHHYNSNHFSLN, from the coding sequence ATGGAAAACGTTAATCTTTACTATCCCTCGCATATATATAATGCCACTACGTTGAAACAAGAGGTTTTTTCTTTCTTAAAGTTACAGAAGAAAAAGGAGAAATTAGAGGACGTTCATGCACTGAAAAACTTTAATTTAAATATTAAAGAAGGCGAAAAAGTCGGCATTATAGGTCACAATGGCGCGGGGAAGAGCACTTTATTAAAAACAATTGCTGGAATCTATCCTATTAAAGATGGAATTCGAGATATAAGAGGTGAGATCCGTTCGTTATTTGATTTAAGTTTAGGTTTTGATCTAGAGTCATCAGGTAGAGAGAACATCATGTACCGAGGACTCTTATTAGGAGAAACCCCTAAAACGATAAAGGAGAAAGAACAAGAAATTATTGATTTTGCCGAACTCGGAGATTTTATTGACTATCCTATTCGTTCCTACTCGTCGGGCATGCTTGTCAGATTAGCATTTTCAATATCTACTTCTGTTGCAGGTGAGATTTTACTGCTTGATGAAGTTATAGCAGCAGGCGATGCGGCTTTTCACAAAAAAGCTAAAAAGAGAATGGGAGATCTGATGGACACAGCTAAAATTTTAGTTTTTGTTTCGCATGACTTAACGACAATACAGGAAATTTGTACGAGAATTATATTAATGGAACACGGTAGAATAATAGCTGATGGTGATCCTGATGAAATAGTACATCATTATAACAGCAACCATTTCTCCCTTAACTAG
- a CDS encoding ABC transporter permease, with the protein MRKYIGKIYKTRYFWSHLVRAELKNKFRRSKLGILWTFINPLLLTLLMSTVFGVVFKMEFSDYAPYVLSGLIVWELISSSFIGGGHSIMAGEQYIRQFNHPVTIYTLKTALVYTISFVIAMISLAGWVLFKNVENVILGILTMPITILLYFCLSWAITTIAGYTNAKYRDYPQVMALVIQATWYVSPVFFKKEMFTSSPALEAAFYMNPITHILNLIRNPFLYGIMPSVSDYLFTIGSILILTLVAIVVNSRNSTKVIFYL; encoded by the coding sequence TTGCGTAAGTATATAGGAAAGATTTATAAAACTAGATACTTTTGGTCTCATCTTGTTAGAGCAGAACTGAAGAACAAGTTCAGACGTTCAAAATTAGGAATTCTATGGACCTTTATAAATCCCCTACTCTTGACGTTGCTCATGTCTACAGTGTTTGGTGTTGTCTTTAAGATGGAGTTTTCAGATTATGCGCCTTATGTACTATCAGGCTTAATCGTATGGGAATTAATTAGTTCATCTTTTATTGGTGGAGGTCACTCCATTATGGCCGGAGAGCAATATATACGACAATTTAATCATCCTGTAACAATATACACATTAAAAACGGCACTTGTATATACAATCTCATTTGTAATTGCTATGATTTCTCTTGCCGGCTGGGTTCTGTTTAAAAATGTGGAGAACGTAATTTTGGGAATACTTACAATGCCTATAACGATTTTACTTTATTTTTGTCTTTCCTGGGCGATTACAACGATTGCAGGTTATACCAACGCTAAGTACAGGGATTACCCACAAGTGATGGCTTTAGTCATACAAGCTACATGGTATGTTTCACCAGTTTTTTTTAAAAAGGAGATGTTTACCTCTAGCCCAGCGCTAGAGGCAGCCTTTTATATGAACCCTATAACTCACATATTGAATTTAATCAGAAATCCATTTCTATATGGAATAATGCCTTCAGTCAGTGACTACCTATTCACTATTGGTTCGATTTTAATTCTGACCCTTGTAGCGATAGTAGTTAATTCTAGAAACAGTACTAAAGTTATATTCTATTTATAA
- a CDS encoding DegT/DnrJ/EryC1/StrS family aminotransferase translates to MKAVKRIPLAGPVLNGNEREYVIDCIDTGWISANGKYVNEFERQFAEYCGVKHAISCANGTVALHLPLVAYGVQPDDEIIIPTFTYIATANAIKYCGAKPVLVDSEEDTWNIDPHKIEEKITEKTKGIIVVHLYGHPVDMKPVMDIAKKHNLFVIEDAAEAHGAECNGQVVGSIGDVGTFSFFGNKIISTGEGGMITTNDSELAGKMRLLRGQGMDPNRRYWFDVVGYNYRMTNLQAAVGLGQLENIAWHLEQRRRVSDLYIDQLSNYKELFTLQPEMDWARHSYWMVSVLLTDKVKLERDEIMQLLEDDGIETRPLFYPMHQMPPYYEEKTYPVADRVSSRGFNIPTNAMLTNEEINYICNRIVHHCNGYNA, encoded by the coding sequence ATGAAGGCAGTGAAAAGAATTCCTTTGGCAGGACCGGTTTTAAACGGAAATGAGAGAGAGTATGTAATTGATTGCATTGACACTGGGTGGATTTCTGCAAATGGAAAATATGTAAATGAGTTCGAGAGACAATTTGCCGAGTATTGTGGGGTAAAACATGCAATCTCATGCGCCAATGGTACTGTAGCGCTACATCTGCCGTTGGTTGCTTACGGAGTGCAGCCTGACGATGAAATTATTATCCCTACTTTCACTTATATCGCTACTGCAAATGCTATAAAATACTGTGGGGCAAAACCCGTTCTTGTAGATAGTGAGGAGGATACTTGGAACATCGATCCTCATAAAATCGAAGAGAAAATTACAGAGAAGACAAAGGGGATCATAGTAGTTCATTTGTACGGTCATCCTGTAGACATGAAACCTGTAATGGACATTGCTAAGAAGCACAATTTGTTTGTCATTGAAGATGCGGCTGAAGCTCATGGAGCAGAATGTAATGGCCAAGTGGTTGGATCCATAGGTGATGTAGGCACATTTAGTTTTTTTGGTAATAAGATTATATCTACTGGTGAAGGCGGCATGATCACGACAAATGACAGTGAGTTGGCTGGCAAAATGCGTCTCTTAAGAGGGCAGGGAATGGATCCTAATCGAAGGTATTGGTTTGACGTAGTAGGCTATAACTATCGTATGACCAATCTCCAAGCAGCTGTGGGGCTGGGTCAACTGGAGAACATTGCATGGCATCTGGAACAACGAAGAAGGGTCTCAGATCTCTATATTGATCAGCTATCAAACTACAAAGAATTATTTACTCTGCAGCCAGAGATGGATTGGGCTAGACATTCATACTGGATGGTTTCTGTGTTATTAACGGATAAAGTAAAGCTTGAGCGGGATGAAATAATGCAGTTACTGGAGGACGATGGTATAGAGACTAGGCCTTTGTTCTACCCTATGCATCAGATGCCTCCTTATTACGAAGAAAAAACTTATCCTGTGGCGGATAGAGTATCCTCCAGAGGGTTCAATATACCTACTAATGCTATGCTTACAAATGAGGAGATAAACTATATCTGTAACAGAATTGTACACCATTGTAATGGATATAATGCGTAG